In one Spirosoma rigui genomic region, the following are encoded:
- a CDS encoding glycosyltransferase family 2 protein, which produces MFFSIVTCTYNPNPKVFIKLAKAVNALRINYNFSFEWLIVDNGTQSQVNDTLSLKYPLINTEYISIIKEPKAGLTNARITGVTHSKGRWIVFFDDDNEPDENYLNNIYNLIHKYPFVKCWGPGRVSVTLMDPHVPSWVSSRKDMFQEKHINEIIFSNEKTWSNCHPAGTGMIVETDVLTGYIDRVKAGDYTLTDRLGTSLSSGGDTQIVFHAVQQGMHVGLAPDLVINHNIAARKSTFKYLKKQTYAGCKSFMKAHNEVFIGNKYELVFKDNLGVAKRTVRWIMRNYSQIYKPLVALDFFALLGSLHSPYFVANRNPPALLRVFIYVLVGDK; this is translated from the coding sequence ATGTTCTTTTCTATCGTTACTTGTACGTATAATCCAAATCCTAAAGTTTTTATAAAACTTGCAAAAGCTGTCAACGCTTTACGTATCAACTATAATTTTTCATTTGAATGGTTAATAGTTGATAATGGTACTCAATCTCAAGTTAACGATACACTTTCGCTTAAGTATCCATTAATAAATACAGAATATATTTCAATAATAAAAGAACCAAAAGCGGGCCTAACCAACGCCAGAATTACTGGTGTAACTCATAGTAAAGGCAGGTGGATTGTTTTTTTTGATGATGACAATGAGCCAGATGAAAACTATTTAAACAATATCTATAATTTAATACATAAATATCCCTTCGTAAAGTGCTGGGGACCTGGTCGTGTAAGTGTTACCTTAATGGACCCACATGTGCCATCCTGGGTTTCTTCGCGAAAAGATATGTTTCAGGAGAAACATATTAACGAGATAATATTTTCAAATGAAAAAACATGGTCTAACTGTCATCCTGCTGGTACGGGAATGATTGTTGAAACAGACGTACTAACAGGCTATATAGACCGCGTAAAAGCAGGTGATTACACATTGACTGACAGATTAGGCACGTCACTTTCAAGTGGGGGTGATACACAAATTGTATTTCATGCTGTTCAGCAAGGTATGCATGTAGGTTTAGCTCCTGACTTAGTGATTAATCATAATATTGCAGCGAGAAAAAGCACATTTAAATATTTAAAGAAACAGACTTACGCCGGATGCAAGTCGTTTATGAAAGCACATAACGAGGTATTTATCGGAAATAAATATGAACTTGTATTTAAAGATAATTTGGGTGTTGCTAAACGTACAGTTAGATGGATAATGCGTAATTATAGTCAGATATATAAGCCACTTGTGGCTCTTGATTTTTTTGCTTTACTCGGTAGTTTACATTCCCCTTATTTTGTAGCAAATCGAAATCCGCCCGCATTATTAAGAGTGTTTATCTATGTGCTGGTTGGCGATAAGTAA
- a CDS encoding FkbM family methyltransferase, with amino-acid sequence MNIYNKIRRFVSKQLRILSTQIEPIKVTDEFSVINAYGFELSQDISFVKVTVDGHPVTLRKRSSDALVFEQIFINKEYFELIDIIQLNEIPVSTIVDLGANIGLSAVFLHTYFPEASFVCVEPDKENFDILKVNLLGISNIVTYQKAVWSEQKNIYLNRNFRDGKDWSISSSENNSGAYSQVDTITINNILQDNNLNGIDLLKIDVEGAESELFKNLGQVNFLEKTKVIAIEIHDEFNVRDDILSVLVNHDFILIESKQTLIAVNFNYIRNNRIVNQPLLGNSTV; translated from the coding sequence ATGAATATATATAACAAAATACGGAGATTTGTATCTAAACAGTTAAGAATACTGTCAACTCAAATTGAACCTATAAAAGTTACTGATGAATTTTCCGTAATTAATGCATATGGTTTTGAATTAAGCCAGGACATATCATTTGTTAAGGTAACGGTAGATGGGCATCCTGTAACATTGCGGAAAAGGTCAAGCGACGCTCTGGTATTCGAACAAATATTTATTAACAAAGAATACTTTGAGTTAATTGACATCATACAGCTGAATGAAATTCCTGTAAGTACCATTGTAGACTTGGGCGCGAACATAGGCCTAAGTGCTGTCTTCTTACATACTTATTTTCCAGAAGCTTCCTTCGTATGCGTCGAACCCGACAAAGAAAACTTTGATATACTAAAGGTAAATTTATTGGGGATTTCCAATATTGTTACGTACCAAAAGGCAGTATGGAGTGAACAGAAAAATATTTATCTCAATAGAAATTTTAGAGACGGGAAAGACTGGTCGATCTCTTCTTCAGAAAATAATTCAGGAGCTTATTCCCAAGTGGATACAATTACCATTAATAATATTCTTCAGGATAATAACCTAAATGGGATAGATTTACTAAAGATAGATGTAGAAGGGGCTGAATCTGAACTTTTTAAAAACCTTGGCCAAGTGAATTTTCTCGAAAAAACAAAAGTAATTGCAATTGAAATACATGATGAATTTAATGTTCGTGATGACATTTTGTCAGTTTTGGTTAATCATGACTTTATATTAATTGAATCTAAACAAACCTTAATTGCAGTTAACTTTAATTATATTCGAAACAATAGAATTGTTAATCAACCATTACTTGGTAATTCTACTGTTTAA